In Prunus dulcis chromosome 1, ALMONDv2, whole genome shotgun sequence, the following are encoded in one genomic region:
- the LOC117616406 gene encoding major allergen Pru ar 1-like, translating into MGVITCTDEYTSPIPPDRLFKALVLDAHNLVPNLMPQAVKSIDTLQGDGRAGSIKQFNFAEGSELKSVKNRVDQVDEENFVYGYTLIEGDALVMEKLEYVSYEVKFEAAEDGGSKNKMVSKYHTKGDFVLQEEDIKAGREKALGMYKVVEAYLLQNPDAYA; encoded by the exons ATGGGTGTCATCACGTGTACAGATGAGTACACTTCCCCAATCCCTCCAGACAGGTTGTTCAAGGCCTTGGTCCTTGATGCTCACAACCTTGTCCCAAACCTCATGCCTCAGGCTGTTAAGAGCATTGACACCCTCCAAGGTGATGGAAGGGCAGGAAGCATCAAGCAATTCAACTTCGCCGAAG GTAGCGAACTAAAATCTGTGAAAAACCGTgttgatcaggtggatgaagAGAACTTTGTATATGGCTACACCTTGATTGAAGGAGATGCCTTAGTAATGGAGAAACTTGAATACGTTTCTTATGAGGTTAAGTTTGAGGCTGCAGAAGATGGTGGTAGTAAGAACAAGATGGTGAGCAAGTACCACACCAAGGGTGACTTTGTGCTGCAAGAGGAAGATATAAAAGCTGGCAGGGAAAAGGCATTGGGGATGTACAAAGTCGTAGAAGCCTACCTCCTCCAAAACCCTGATGCCTATGCTTAA
- the LOC117614539 gene encoding major allergen Pru ar 1-like has translation MGFTKVSQKFVTQVTPERMFKALVLDAHNICPKLMFSSIKSIDFVEGEGEVGTIKQINFTEASPMRYVKHRIDALDKEALSCTYTFIETNAENSLLEKLEYITYDVKFEGYGRGGCICNLISTYKAKDDIHIKEEDIELGKDRAIGMYEVLEAYLMAHPRAYT, from the exons ATGGGGTTCACCAAAGTAAGCCAGAAATTTGTGACTCAGGTAACTCCAGAGAGGATGTTCAAGGCCTTGGTCCTTGATGCCCACAACATCTGCCCCAAGCTCATGTTTTCATCAATCAAAAGTATTGATTTCGTTGAAGGTGAAGGGGAGGTAGGAACCATCAAACAGATCAACTTCACTGAAG CTAGCCCTATGAGATATGTGAAGCACAGGATTGATGCTCTGGACAAAGAGGCACTCAGTTGCACCTACACTTTCATAGAAACCAATGCAGAAAATAGTTTGCTAGAAAAGCTTGAATACATAACTTATGATGTCAAGTTTGAGGGATATGGCAGAGGAGGATGCATATGTAATTTGATAAGCACATACAAAGCCAAAGATGATATACATATCAAAGAAGAGGACATTGAGCTTGGAAAAGACAGAGCTATTGGGATGTATGAAGTTTTGGAAGCCTACCTTATGGCACACCCTCGTGCCTACACTTAA
- the LOC117615525 gene encoding major strawberry allergen Fra a 1.08-like yields MGVTSITQEFLCPIAPARMFKALIIDSKNLIPRLLPQFIASVDVTQGDGGAGSIEQVNFTEASHFRYVKHRIDELDQDNFVCKYTMIEGDALGDKLDSIAYEVKFEAASDGSSICKMTSKYNTIGEFEVKEEEIISGKKSAMGIYKVVEAYLLENPHVYS; encoded by the exons ATGGGTGTGACAAGTATTACACAGGAGTTCCTGTGCCCAATTGCCCCGGCACGCATGTTCAAGGCTCTGATCATAGACTCTAAAAATTTGATACCAAGGCTGTTGCCCCAGTTCATAGCAAGCGTTGATGTAACTCAAGGAGATGGGGGAGCAGGAAGCATTGAACAAGTCAACTTCACAGAAG CCAGCCATTTCAGATACGTGAAGCACCGAATCGATGAACTTGACCAAGATAATTTTGTGTGCAAGTACACCATGATTGAAGGGGATGCATTAGGTGACAAGCTTGACTCGATTGCTTATGAGGTCAAGTTTGAGGCAGCCAGTGATGGGAGCTCAATCTGCAAGATGACAAGTAAATACAACACCATAGGGGAGTTTGAGGTCAAAGAAGAGGAAATAATATCAGGAAAGAAGAGTGCTATGGGGATATACAAAGTTGTGGAAGCCTACCTCTTGGAGAACCCACATGTTTATTCTTGA
- the LOC117614874 gene encoding lysine-rich arabinogalactan protein 19-like isoform X1, whose product MASGLEKPRVTEIHVRMDCNGCVQKIKKALHGINGIYDLYIDFPQQKLTIIGWAEPEKIVKAIKKTRKIATICSHTEQQTEPAPPPTEQAAPEGGAPAPADPPPAEQAPPAAEAVPPAEAAPPAEPPKESPPPELPTPEAAPVAAEANPGHQMHHPPRDVGEVHTIYHHPPDYGYRYGYSQGYTGYWNRYHNSQGHPQEPTPTPIPMGPTPTPTPPVYVTHSYNTYRPSPYVTEYEYIQPPPQPTHLSRMNYYNEEHHINVSNSNGNITSIFSDENPNACAVM is encoded by the exons ATGGCTTCAGGATTAGAG AAACCCCGAGTGACGGAGATACATGTCCGGATGGACTGTAATGGATGCGTACAGAAGATCAAGAAAGCACTACATGGCATCAATG GTATATATGACCTCTACATTGACTTCCCACAACAAAAGCTAACAATAATTGGGTGGGCAGAACCTGAGAAGATAGTCAAAGCCATTAAGAAGACGAGGAAGATTGCCACCATATGTTCCCATACAGAGCAACAAACAGAGCCTGCTCCTCCACCAACAGAACAAGCAGCACCAGAAGGTGGTGCACCAGCTCCAGCTGATCCTCCACCAGCAGAGCAAGCACCACCAGCAGCCGAAGCAGTGCCACCAGCCGAAGCGGCCCCACCAGCAGAACCACCAAAAGAGTCACCACCACCAGAACTTCCAACACCAGAGGCAGCACCTGTGGCTGCAGAAGCCAACCCAGGCCACCAAATGCACCACCCTCCAAGAGATGTTGGAGAAGTTCATACCATATACCATCATCCACCTGATTATGGATACAGATATGGCTACTCTCAAGGCTACACTGGGTACTGGAACAGATACCATAACAGCCAAGGGCATCCACAGGAGCCTACCCCTACCCCCATCCCAATGGGCCCCACCCCAACACCGACGCCACCAGTCTATGTAACACACAGCTACAACACATACAGGCCATCACCTTATGTCACTGAATATGAGTATATCCAGCCACCCCCTCAACCCACACATCTCAGTAGGATGAATTACTACAATGAGGAACATCACATTAATGTCAGCAATAGCAACGGGAATATCACATCAATTTTTAGTGACGAAAATCCGAATGCATGTGCCGTAATGTag
- the LOC117614874 gene encoding lysine-rich arabinogalactan protein 19-like isoform X2: MQKPRVTEIHVRMDCNGCVQKIKKALHGINGIYDLYIDFPQQKLTIIGWAEPEKIVKAIKKTRKIATICSHTEQQTEPAPPPTEQAAPEGGAPAPADPPPAEQAPPAAEAVPPAEAAPPAEPPKESPPPELPTPEAAPVAAEANPGHQMHHPPRDVGEVHTIYHHPPDYGYRYGYSQGYTGYWNRYHNSQGHPQEPTPTPIPMGPTPTPTPPVYVTHSYNTYRPSPYVTEYEYIQPPPQPTHLSRMNYYNEEHHINVSNSNGNITSIFSDENPNACAVM; the protein is encoded by the exons ATGCAGAAACCCCGAGTGACGGAGATACATGTCCGGATGGACTGTAATGGATGCGTACAGAAGATCAAGAAAGCACTACATGGCATCAATG GTATATATGACCTCTACATTGACTTCCCACAACAAAAGCTAACAATAATTGGGTGGGCAGAACCTGAGAAGATAGTCAAAGCCATTAAGAAGACGAGGAAGATTGCCACCATATGTTCCCATACAGAGCAACAAACAGAGCCTGCTCCTCCACCAACAGAACAAGCAGCACCAGAAGGTGGTGCACCAGCTCCAGCTGATCCTCCACCAGCAGAGCAAGCACCACCAGCAGCCGAAGCAGTGCCACCAGCCGAAGCGGCCCCACCAGCAGAACCACCAAAAGAGTCACCACCACCAGAACTTCCAACACCAGAGGCAGCACCTGTGGCTGCAGAAGCCAACCCAGGCCACCAAATGCACCACCCTCCAAGAGATGTTGGAGAAGTTCATACCATATACCATCATCCACCTGATTATGGATACAGATATGGCTACTCTCAAGGCTACACTGGGTACTGGAACAGATACCATAACAGCCAAGGGCATCCACAGGAGCCTACCCCTACCCCCATCCCAATGGGCCCCACCCCAACACCGACGCCACCAGTCTATGTAACACACAGCTACAACACATACAGGCCATCACCTTATGTCACTGAATATGAGTATATCCAGCCACCCCCTCAACCCACACATCTCAGTAGGATGAATTACTACAATGAGGAACATCACATTAATGTCAGCAATAGCAACGGGAATATCACATCAATTTTTAGTGACGAAAATCCGAATGCATGTGCCGTAATGTag
- the LOC117616505 gene encoding uncharacterized protein LOC117616505 produces MSLSNIRDLLTAFSPSLDLFAISSGDGRIKIWDTVKGQVQTEFTDIVSSEDTSIYAKRERGHLSVDYTCMKWFSSERKKKRKLGCSLLVLGTGGGDVLALDVSAGQLKWRLNDCHAGGVSSISFPRNASCIYTAGADGMICEIDALTGNLLGKFKASTKAISSMSVSFDGKILATAAAQMKIFSLSDHKKIQKFSGHPGAVRCMIFSEDGKYILSSAVGERYIAVWNIGGGKKQSASAVLAMEHPAVFVDSRFIDNGEVGDMGLYVLAISEVGVCYFWFGKNIEELRNAKPTRISVSSEGILTKTQKGAVTTIFAAVLQGIVKAASGQIFVAYGLPVKPLFQKILVHSGTDIKLSGSHDGVLLPMSQSLVKSKKGQNVQNRVIALDRANAEDALLPIPKIFDSHEKKKRHEKLSFGKDEVMADLDDSGSHGGLMKSKDDMVEFEADTAAICMEDRLRSLGILSKADDLIINSTLNSATFKSIDLHTNMPQKKMRAAVLSLDPSDACKLLGVLVAMWQTRSSSGNYVLPWIYSILVNHSHHIMSQEPETQMLSSLLKVTKSRGAAIQPLLQLSGRLQLVMAQIDKATHTKTQVLSHENQMDESEDEDEDVNEIHYGEEDDDSEISSDDDQ; encoded by the exons ATGAGCTTGTCAAATATCAGAGACCTCTTGACGGCTTTTAGTCCGTCTTTGGACTTGTTCGCCATCAGCTCTGGAGATGGTCGAATTAAG ATTTGGGACACTGTGAAAGGTCAAGTCCAGACAGAGTTCACAGACATTGTATCATCAGAAGATACAAGCATATATGCAAAACGAGAAAGAGGGCACCTCTCAGTTGATTACACATGCATGAAGTGGTTCTCTTCCGAAAGAAAG AAGAAAAGGAAGCTTGGTTGTTCATTGTTGGTTTTGGGAACTGGCGGTGGTGATGTTTTGGCACTTGATGTGTCTGCTGGTCAATTGAAATGGAGACTGAACGACTGCCATGCTGG TGGCGTTAGCTCCATATCATTTCCAAGAAATGCTTCGTGTATTTACACCGCCGGTGCTGATGGGATGATTTGTGAAATTGATGCTTTGACAGGAAACCTGTTGGGGAAGTTCAAAGCTTCCACAAAGGCAATCTCTTCTATGTCTGTTTCGTTCG ATGGGAAGATATTAGCAACTGCGGCTGCACAAATGAAGATTTTCAGTTTGTCTGATCACAAGAAGATACAGAAGTTTTCTGGCCATCCg GGAGCTGTTCGCTGTATGATCTTCAGCGAAGATGGGAAGTACATCCTCTCATCTGCAGTTGGTGAAAGGTATATTGCAGTATGGAATATAGGTGGTGGAAAAAAGCAGTCAGCAAGTGCTGTGCTTGCAATGGAGCACCCTGCTGTCTTTGTAGATAGCAGGTTCATAGACAATGGTGAAGTTGGTGATATGGGCCTATATGTATTAGCGATTTCAGAAGTCGGtgtttgttatttttggtttggaaAGAATATTGAAGAATTGCGGAATGCCAAGCCTACAAGAATTTCAGTATCATCTGAAGGCATTTTGACCAAAACTCAGAAGGGTGCAGTAACTACAATATTTGCTGCGGTTTTGCAAGGAATTGTAAAAGCTGCTTCTGGGCAGATATTTGTTGCTTATGGATTACCAGTGAAGCCATTATTCCAGAAAATTTTGGTGCATTCTGGCACAGACATAAAGTTGAGTGGCTCCCATGATGGGGTTCTTCTACCAATGAGTCAGTCTCTTGTCAAATCTAAGAAAGGACAAAATGTACAAAATAGAG TTATTGCATTGGATCGTGCAAATGCAGAAGATGCCTTGCTTCCAATTCCAAAGATTTTTGATTCACacgagaaaaagaaaagacatgaaaaattaagttttgGCAAAGATGAAGTAATGGCTGATTTGGATGACAGCGGGAGTCATGGTGGCCTTATGAAGAGCAAAG ATGACATGGTAGAATTTGAAGCTGACACTGCAGCAATTTGCATGGAGGACCGACTGAGATCATTAGGGATACTTAGCAAAGCAGATGACCTTATAATTAACTCTACACTCAACTCTGCAACATTCAAGAGTATTGATCTTCACACTAATATGCCACAGAAGAAG ATGAGGGCAGCTGTTTTGTCATTAGACCCTAGTGACGCGTGCAAGTTATTGGGAGTCTTGGTGGCCATGTGGCAAACAAG GTCTAGCAGTGGGAATTATGTTCTTCCATGGATATATAGCATATTGGTAAATCACAGTCATCATATAATGTCACAAGAACCCGAAACTCAGATGCTTAGCTCCTTGCTCAAG GTTACCAAATCCAGAGGGGCAGCTATTCAGCCTTTATTACAATTATCGGGTCGTTTGCAACTTGTGATGGCACAG ATTGACAAGGCAAcccacaccaaaactcaagTCTTATCGCACGAGAACCAAATGGATGAAAGCGAAGATGAGGATGAAGATGTAAATGAAATCCACTATGGTgaggaagatgatgattctgaaatAAGCAGTGATGATGATCAGTAG